The window ATCCTCGGGGAGTGCCACGATTATCTTTCTGCCATTAGGGAGGAGCAGCTCTTGCGGCTTGCGCCGTCTTCCCTGTAAAGCAGAAGACATGTCTTCTTTGAAGTCGACAAAACACGGGCACACTCAAGTAAAGAAGTTGTATGAAAGAGAGCAGGAGCAGGTTAATATAAGATCAATGCCTTTTGGGAATGGAGTTAAGGTAACTCCATTGCCAAGAAGAGCTCTGATGAGCAGAGGCGTGTAAGAAGTCTGGGCCAATGCGTGTCTCAGCGTCTGGGATTCAATTGGCGCTATCAAGTTCTTCCGCCATGAGTTGGCGGACTTTCGTGTTTTGACTATCTGGGTTGCATGTGTTTCCTATTCGGGCCAGGACTAAtatcatctcatcaaaggAGAGATGGCGGACTAAAGCGGAATTGCTGACTTCATCATCTCGGCTTATGCTGGACTTGCTGATGCAATGACCTTAGACCCTGGTAAAAAGATAGTATTTCAGTCGTGCACGTATATCTTGTGCACATATATCTTCAGATCTGACACGATCCTGGTCGATCCAATCTGAGGCAAAGCGTAAACCAACTTTGATTAGCAGTAGTTTGGGTAGGCAATTCAGGTGTAGGTGAAATACCAAGACATCTAAGATGCTGACAAGGGCCAAAATAGGCGTACGGGATCCCACTTGCTTTTACTGCCAACCACAGCCGATGAGTCAGCATCTTGCCTGCACGTGACTTTTCGAAGCCTCAGGTGTTAGCGCATACTCAAGCGCTCGATTCTGGCAAAGATTCAATCGGCATCATTAACAACGCCTATTTTCGCCGTTCAACCCATCCATTCGCCAAGATGACTGCTGCGTGGAAAGCCGCCGGTTTGACGTACGTCAATTGATCCCCTGCCGAATCAGCCTCGTCCTCACCGTCCCGAATGCCCTCACGACCGCTGCCTTGCGACTTTTTTCTGCCGAACTCTGCGAGCCCATAGACTGACTGACTTGCGATCAAATAGCTACAACCGCTACCTGGCCGTTGCCGCCCGTGCCATCCGCCGAAGCCTCAAGGAGGACAAGAGAATTGTTGCCGAGCGACGTGCTGTTTCCGAGCTGCGATTTGCTACCTGGAAGGTATGTTAAGTGGACGAAGTTGGACAAGACCCGGAACTAGGTGTTAATGCCTCAGTAGAACGGCAAGGCTGGTGAGCCCAAGGatcttgctgccgccaacgccgccgccatggccgagaGCGCCTCCTCTTAAGCAAAACGTGTGGGAGATGAGTGGATGAGACGGGCGAAATGATGTTGCTATAGACGTTTGGAAGCGACAATGAGAAAGGCCATGCGAATGGGGCTGGAGTTCCAAATTGCTGGCGttgtaaaataaataattgCTGCAATACATCAATATATTAAAGCAAATTAATCGTCCAACATGGTTTTGTTGAGTGTCTTGAAAGGACCCTGCGTCAATTCTGGACTGATATAAATTTGGGAGGGGTGACTGTGTCTGCTCACGCAAAattatgtacatgtactctaCCTATGAATGTATGGTGGGGAATGCGATTGAGATCTCACATGAAGCTATTGGTCTTATGCAAAGTCGCAATCCGGGTAAATCTCCTAAAAGGAAATTAAATTTATGCCCTTTATCATGTAAACTCACTGCTTGATGCCTATCGAAAACCGGGCGTGCAAAGGAGGGGTGTTGCTCAGCATCTGGCGCTGTCTTTCATGCGTCTTAGGTCTGTGTCTCGGCCCGCGAAACAGTGCCTGTCTCCAGTAGTCACCAAAATCACACCCCATTTCAAGCCACCGCAAGGGAACATAGAACTCtacgttttctttttcttttctcgttAAAACAAAGACATATTCCGCGCAATAATGCCAAGCTAATATCCCCTGAGCGTGTAAACCATCCACAACCATGGCTGACTTTGGCGTTGGGGTGCCAGACGGTGCGAAAAGATGCTCAAGCCATCACAATCCTCCCCTCATCCCCAGCAAATTTCTAATCTGGAGGCTACGCAGAAATCGCGAGATTATCGCTGGGCCAGGGCTCTGCTCCTCAAGATACGCTGCCGCCGAGCATCAGGAGCGACGGTATAGCCGTCGTGGACATAACAGCAAAATTTTCAGATGCTGTCAAGAGTGAGTAATCTGATTGCGTTCTCGTGCAGTGCACGTAAGCTGATTTCGAATAACAGCCCTTGAGCCTGGGGCCATCGTCAAAGATGGCTTCTTTACGCTGTTCGACTCTGTCGCCGCTTTGGAGGTGCGTGTTCTGCAGACTGCTTTGTGCGAGGCTTCTATCTTCTTACATGGCGACAGATCATGGATCCCAAGATGGACAGCGGCTGCTCTACTACGGAGGCTGAGGTAGAACATCTTTACGACGTCTCCAAGCCACTACTGCCCGAGGAGGTGCTCGGCATCATAGATCAGCTTTTATGCCATGAGGTCAGTGTGGAAAAGATTGCGCCATGTCATATTTCAAGGGCTCATAGTTGATTAGATGTCATGGCATTTGGGATACCCCCTCTCTCAAACCCTCTTCACAAGCTTTTACGTTGAGGCTCTCTCAACGCCGGATCCCCGAAGCATCCAAGAGGCTACATTTATCCGCAACGGCGGCCATGACCCAAACGAGCAGCCCATGCTCCAGGTCCTGCGGGCGTATTGTCTGGGCATGCTTAAAAGCTGCGGTTATGTCAACGAGAGAATCAAGTCGGAGCACTATTACGAGGTGAGTATCCATACTCAGCAAACAGCGGTGATATGTTCACTCAACGCAAAGTACAGGAAGAAGATTTCGTCACAAACACATATAACCGCACCCTTTTGGCAAGCCTACCAACGGATTCGATCCGGGACGTCATAATCGAGGCCATAGCAGCTCTCAAGTCACAACGAGGCTTCATCTCTGATAATCTCGTCGACGCCTTGCTGCTTCGGTTAGAGTTGAGGCACATATTCCTGGATGCCGTAGAATGCCCCAAACATATGAAGGAACCCGATatggcgaagaagccctGGAAGGAGGGTCTCGCCATCTTACAGGCTTTGAAGAAATCTCACTCTCTTGCTTCACCGGTGGATGAAGCCTTCAGCGCCAAATTACAGCGGAAGCTGGCTAGCACTATGCCTCCAAGGCCCATTGTTCAGCTCGACTTTGACGTCGCTTTCGGCCACCTGAATAGTCTATTCGAAGATGGCTTGGAGCTTATTGATGTTCTGCATTATACTGATTCGCAGTGCTTACTCGTGAGTGACTCAGACCCAGTGGATGACCATATATGTTGACCACGAAAAACAGACATTTGTATCTACATTTCAAGCGAAGAAGCCGCAGCCTATAGTATATGTACGAACGCTATTACAGACATTCCTGTTCGACGCCATGGAAGTTTTAGGGTCTATGAGCATCCGCCAACTTctcgacgacgactttgCCATTCTTACGATGCCGGCACACCAGTATCTTGATCGACTTAacgatgaagttgaagctgttCAGGATCCACGGTACGCCATGGCGCAGCAAATGGAGCTTTTCAGAACAAGAGCAGCTCAACCATTTTTGGATATCCTGCGCACGACCTGCCAGAATCGGTGCCGCGTGAGGAGGACCCTCTGTCACCTTCTTCGTGACTGGGAGAGTCTCCAGGTGGATGCAGAAGAAATCGACCAGATCCTTCAGGTCAAGGTAAAGGAGCAGCCGACCATGCACTGGTCATCTATGGGTAGTGGCGGCGTGGAGTCTTACTCGCTGCCCCTGTCATCATGGACATATCTCTACAAGCTACGGCAGATGGAGCAGATTATCCAGCTAGGttttgagctggagatttACCAGGCCGACGAACTCGCTGGCATGTACTGGTATCTCAACTACATCTCCAAGTCCCGCCTCCACCACACTGAACGAATCAAATCGTTTGTCATCAAAAGGGTTGAGGAGACGCATGGCCAGCCGGGGCCGGGAAACCCGGATCCCACCATTGGCGCACAGCTGCAGCGATCGCTCATGTACACTCGCCTATCGCTGCTAGACGCCGCCGTCACCTGGGAGCTGTCCGActctctgtcttgtctgtaCACTGTTTTGAATCGCCTCAAGCTCATAAAGGCACCACCAAGGCCGTATAGTACCGATGAACTCCGATACGAGATCCGGATGAGACCGTTTGCGCCAGTTGGTCTTCCCGTCCTGCCCACCTTTGAAGAGTTTACGGCTGGAACGCTGCAACCCGACACGGAGATTGATGAACTCTTTGAGTACGCGGAGAGAGCAGTGGAAGGCGCCAAGAGGGGCTTTGAGGCTCTGAGCAAGATGACTGCCGAGGAATCCTTCTCAGTCGGTTCTCATCAGCGATGGGCCGCGGCTACCAAAAATGGACTCAAGTCGTGCATTGCTACGAAAATTGCCATTTCGGCGGTGGCAAAGGCGGTGGAAAAGTCAAAGGATTTGGGTAATTTGAAGATCAAGGTCGAGATTCCAACTCCGGAAAAGGCATATCATGAATCATGGATTGTCCCCAAGATAGTGCCATTAGCATGAGAGCAGGCCCAtgtaaatatttaataaaggAAAATGAATTATTGAAATCGcatcttttatttttcctcGCTCCCTGAGCGTTTGTAAGAAgg of the Trichoderma breve strain T069 chromosome 4, whole genome shotgun sequence genome contains:
- a CDS encoding mitochondrial ATP synthase epsilon chain domain-containing protein, translating into MTAAWKAAGLTYNRYLAVAARAIRRSLKEDKRIVAERRAVSELRFATWKNGKAGEPKDLAAANAAAMAESASS
- a CDS encoding mak10 subunit, natC n(alpha)-terminal acetyltransferase domain-containing protein, translated to MADFGVGVPDEIARLSLGQGSAPQDTLPPSIRSDGIAVVDITAKFSDAVKTLEPGAIVKDGFFTLFDSVAALEIMDPKMDSGCSTTEAEVEHLYDVSKPLLPEEVLGIIDQLLCHEMSWHLGYPLSQTLFTSFYVEALSTPDPRSIQEATFIRNGGHDPNEQPMLQVLRAYCLGMLKSCGYVNERIKSEHYYEEEDFVTNTYNRTLLASLPTDSIRDVIIEAIAALKSQRGFISDNLVDALLLRLELRHIFLDAVECPKHMKEPDMAKKPWKEGLAILQALKKSHSLASPVDEAFSAKLQRKLASTMPPRPIVQLDFDVAFGHLNSLFEDGLELIDVLHYTDSQCLLTFVSTFQAKKPQPIVYVRTLLQTFLFDAMEVLGSMSIRQLLDDDFAILTMPAHQYLDRLNDEVEAVQDPRYAMAQQMELFRTRAAQPFLDILRTTCQNRCRVRRTLCHLLRDWESLQVDAEEIDQILQVKVKEQPTMHWSSMGSGGVESYSLPLSSWTYLYKLRQMEQIIQLGFELEIYQADELAGMYWYLNYISKSRLHHTERIKSFVIKRVEETHGQPGPGNPDPTIGAQLQRSLMYTRLSLLDAAVTWELSDSLSCLYTVLNRLKLIKAPPRPYSTDELRYEIRMRPFAPVGLPVLPTFEEFTAGTLQPDTEIDELFEYAERAVEGAKRGFEALSKMTAEESFSVGSHQRWAAATKNGLKSCIATKIAISAVAKAVEKSKDLGNLKIKVEIPTPEKAYHESWIVPKIVPLA